In Carcharodon carcharias isolate sCarCar2 chromosome 33, sCarCar2.pri, whole genome shotgun sequence, a genomic segment contains:
- the tp53 gene encoding cellular tumor antigen p53 isoform X1: MSESQLDEPLSQETFRELWNQLEVPSANVGLENELQIWDNEFSGLELAMEELDNNPLEFPVLPDNPLPYPSSSQAGPATDIHVAAPCTVLATTEYPGPHEFQLQFQQSSTAKSVTCTYSPSLNKLFCQLAKTCPVQVVVASVPPTGTLLRATAVYKKPEHVAEVVKRCPHHERGSETDGPAPPSHLIRVEANSRARYAEDEHTKRQSVIVPYESPQVGSDYTTVLYNFMCNSSCMGGMNRRPILSILTLETPDGHLLGRRCFEVRVCACPGRDRKSEEENLKRQQENSMVKSGGSATKRTIKEVSQATTSPDSRKKKALSDDEVFTLQVRGRERYELMKKLNEALEISELIPTGVIEAYKQQQKHRLKASHKKEKESTEIKNGKKLLVKDERDSD; this comes from the exons ATGTCGGAAAGTCAATTGGACGAGCCCCTGAGCCAGGAGACGTTTCGGGAGCTGTGGAATCA GCTCGAGGTCCCAAGTGCCAATGTGGGGCTGGAGAATGAACTTCAAATATGG GACAACGAGTTCAGTGGGCTGGAGCTCGCGATGGAGGAACTGGACAACAATCCCCTGGAGTTCCCTGTCCTTCCCGACAACCCACTGCCTTATCCCAgctcctcccaggcagggccggCCACAGACATTCACGTCGCGGCTCCATGCACGGTCCTGGCTACCACTGAGTATCCTGGACCACACGAGTTCCAGCTCCAGTTTCAGCAGTCGAGCACAGCGAAATCAGTCACTTGTACG tactCTCCGAGCTTGAACAAACTCTTCTGCCAGTTGGCCAAGACCTGCCCTGTCCAGGTTGTAGTGGCCTCGGTGCCTCCCACGGGGACCCTGCTCCGCGCTACTGCCGTCTACAAGAAGCCCGAGCACGTGGCGGAGGTGGTGAAGAGGTGCCCGCACCACGAGCGCGGCTCGGAGACTGATG GACCCGCCCCTCCGAGTCACCTGATCCGGGTTGAAGCAAACAGCCGAGCACGTTACGCAGAGGACGAGCACACCAAGAGACAGAGTGTCATCGTGCCTTACGAGTCACCGCAG GTGGGATCGGACTATACCACGGTTCTCTATAACTTCATGTGTAACAGCAGCTGCATGGGAGGCATGAACAGACGGCCGATTCTCTCCATCCTCACCTTGGAGACCCCTGA tGGCCACCTTCTTGGTCGAAGGTGCTTTGAGGTGAGGGTTTGTGCTTGTCCAGGTCGGGACCGGAAAAGCGAGGAGGAGAATCTGAAGCGGCAGCAGGAGAACTCGATGGTGAAATCTGGAGGTTCTGCAACCAAACGCA CGATCAAGGAGGTTTCACAGGCCACAACCTCACCCGACTCCAGAAAGAAGAAAGCGCTGTCGGACGATGAAGTCTTCACCTTGCAG GTTCGGGGGCGTGAGCGCTATGaactgatgaagaagctgaacGAGGCACTGGAGATTAGCGAGCTGATCCCCACTGGTGTCATCGAAGCCTACAAGCAACAACAGAAACA TCGGTTGAAAGCGTCTCATAAGAAGGAGAAGGAGAGCACCGAGATCAAGAACGGAAAGAAGCTGCTGGTGAAGGATGAGAGGGACTCGGActga
- the tp53 gene encoding cellular tumor antigen p53 isoform X2: protein MPFSASILSPVPIRAGTGPRFIPGGSCRGSGATPETRAPVSPWKEYSPSLNKLFCQLAKTCPVQVVVASVPPTGTLLRATAVYKKPEHVAEVVKRCPHHERGSETDGPAPPSHLIRVEANSRARYAEDEHTKRQSVIVPYESPQVGSDYTTVLYNFMCNSSCMGGMNRRPILSILTLETPDGHLLGRRCFEVRVCACPGRDRKSEEENLKRQQENSMVKSGGSATKRTIKEVSQATTSPDSRKKKALSDDEVFTLQVRGRERYELMKKLNEALEISELIPTGVIEAYKQQQKHRLKASHKKEKESTEIKNGKKLLVKDERDSD from the exons ATGCCGTTCTCTGCCAGCATTCTCTCACCGGTGCCCATCAGAGCGGGCACAGGGCCCAGGTTCATACCAGGTGGCAGCTGCAGGGGGAGTGGAGCTACGCCAGAGACCAGAGCCCCGGTTTCCCCATGGAAGGAG tactCTCCGAGCTTGAACAAACTCTTCTGCCAGTTGGCCAAGACCTGCCCTGTCCAGGTTGTAGTGGCCTCGGTGCCTCCCACGGGGACCCTGCTCCGCGCTACTGCCGTCTACAAGAAGCCCGAGCACGTGGCGGAGGTGGTGAAGAGGTGCCCGCACCACGAGCGCGGCTCGGAGACTGATG GACCCGCCCCTCCGAGTCACCTGATCCGGGTTGAAGCAAACAGCCGAGCACGTTACGCAGAGGACGAGCACACCAAGAGACAGAGTGTCATCGTGCCTTACGAGTCACCGCAG GTGGGATCGGACTATACCACGGTTCTCTATAACTTCATGTGTAACAGCAGCTGCATGGGAGGCATGAACAGACGGCCGATTCTCTCCATCCTCACCTTGGAGACCCCTGA tGGCCACCTTCTTGGTCGAAGGTGCTTTGAGGTGAGGGTTTGTGCTTGTCCAGGTCGGGACCGGAAAAGCGAGGAGGAGAATCTGAAGCGGCAGCAGGAGAACTCGATGGTGAAATCTGGAGGTTCTGCAACCAAACGCA CGATCAAGGAGGTTTCACAGGCCACAACCTCACCCGACTCCAGAAAGAAGAAAGCGCTGTCGGACGATGAAGTCTTCACCTTGCAG GTTCGGGGGCGTGAGCGCTATGaactgatgaagaagctgaacGAGGCACTGGAGATTAGCGAGCTGATCCCCACTGGTGTCATCGAAGCCTACAAGCAACAACAGAAACA TCGGTTGAAAGCGTCTCATAAGAAGGAGAAGGAGAGCACCGAGATCAAGAACGGAAAGAAGCTGCTGGTGAAGGATGAGAGGGACTCGGActga